In the genome of Hymenobacter taeanensis, one region contains:
- a CDS encoding WD40/YVTN/BNR-like repeat-containing protein: MASITLPVGITSIFFLSESTGLATTYEGKIYRTQDQGATWLAQYIPALTDQPLFDLLFTDQKTGYAVGGKSGCGGAGCVPPGGIVLKTDDGGATWHKVYTGSQNEIVSIAMNKNGSLFIAANGSPAGLFRSTDAGFSWQLVETAGNSFSKIVFTDNAGFYTGGGAQLVKSTDAGATWPSKTVVSYNYVNDLAFSNERGYYVLGYSQAFTTYNTGASWQEVQSPVISISKVNSLTVSSALLWGGGHSTGGDFPVQYAAVGQTTNGGKTWTGTEFPEISRVTTAHFYTPQQGYAVAGRTLLKVTVK; encoded by the coding sequence GTGGCCAGTATCACCCTTCCGGTAGGTATTACAAGCATCTTCTTTCTATCAGAATCTACTGGCCTGGCCACTACTTACGAGGGTAAAATTTACCGCACTCAAGACCAGGGGGCTACCTGGTTAGCGCAATACATCCCTGCCCTGACGGATCAGCCGCTATTTGATCTCCTGTTCACGGATCAGAAAACGGGCTACGCCGTGGGGGGCAAAAGCGGTTGTGGCGGGGCTGGGTGTGTGCCACCCGGTGGTATAGTGCTGAAAACCGATGACGGCGGCGCTACCTGGCATAAGGTATACACAGGCAGCCAAAACGAGATAGTCTCGATTGCGATGAATAAGAACGGGAGCTTGTTTATCGCAGCTAATGGCTCCCCAGCGGGGCTCTTCCGCAGTACCGATGCTGGTTTTAGCTGGCAGTTGGTAGAAACCGCAGGCAACTCCTTTTCTAAAATTGTATTCACTGATAACGCGGGCTTTTACACGGGAGGCGGTGCCCAGCTTGTAAAAAGCACCGATGCAGGCGCAACGTGGCCGTCGAAAACAGTGGTTAGCTACAACTATGTTAATGACCTAGCCTTTTCCAATGAACGGGGCTACTATGTTCTAGGCTACAGTCAGGCGTTTACCACTTATAACACCGGAGCCTCCTGGCAGGAAGTGCAGAGCCCGGTTATATCTATCTCCAAGGTGAACAGCCTTACTGTATCCTCGGCTTTACTATGGGGCGGCGGGCACTCTACTGGCGGCGACTTCCCCGTTCAATACGCGGCAGTTGGCCAAACCACCAACGGCGGGAAAACCTGGACGGGCACAGAATTTCCAGAAATTTCGCGTGTGACAACTGCCCATTTCTACACTCCACAGCAGGGCTACGCTGTTGCCGGCAGAACGCTGCTCAAAGTCACGGTAAAGTGA
- a CDS encoding YebC/PmpR family DNA-binding transcriptional regulator → MGRAFEFRKGRKMKRWDRMSKDFTRIGREIVMAVKESGSNPDTNSRLRTAIQNAKGVNMPKDRVEAAIKRASSREEKDYQEVVYEGYAPHGVAVVIETATDNPTRTVANVRMYFNRGNGALGTAGSSDYTFTRKGVFKLAAEGLDLDELELELIDAGAEDVYADQEEDEHGNVKEYIVVETAFTDFGQMQKALEEKQLNVVSAQLQRVPNTTVHLEGEQLEEVMNLIEKFEDDDDVQAVYHTLG, encoded by the coding sequence ATGGGACGCGCATTTGAATTCCGCAAAGGCCGCAAAATGAAGCGCTGGGACCGGATGTCCAAAGACTTTACCCGCATCGGCCGGGAAATCGTGATGGCCGTGAAGGAATCGGGCTCCAACCCCGATACCAACTCGCGCCTGCGGACCGCCATCCAGAACGCCAAGGGCGTAAACATGCCCAAAGACCGCGTGGAAGCCGCCATTAAGCGCGCCAGCTCCCGCGAGGAAAAAGACTATCAGGAAGTGGTATATGAGGGCTACGCGCCCCATGGTGTGGCCGTAGTTATTGAAACCGCCACCGACAACCCCACCCGCACCGTGGCCAACGTGCGCATGTACTTCAACCGCGGCAACGGCGCCCTGGGCACCGCCGGCTCCAGTGACTACACCTTCACCCGCAAGGGCGTATTCAAGCTGGCCGCCGAAGGCCTCGACCTCGACGAGCTGGAGCTGGAACTGATTGACGCCGGCGCCGAAGACGTGTACGCCGACCAGGAGGAAGACGAGCATGGCAACGTGAAGGAGTACATTGTAGTAGAAACCGCCTTCACTGACTTCGGCCAGATGCAGAAAGCCCTCGAAGAAAAGCAACTGAACGTGGTATCGGCTCAGCTCCAGCGCGTGCCCAACACCACGGTGCACCTCGAAGGCGAGCAGCTCGAAGAAGTGATGAACCTCATCGAGAAGTTCGAGGACGACGATGACGTGCAGGCCGTGTACCACACACTCGGCTAG
- a CDS encoding arginase family protein — protein sequence MATFLRELIQPATDLPEADVCLVGLPLDFGTVLEGGRAGATGAPDAIRRELRRYHKTYNLEHNVRLEGLRIADAGNLSLGHPEHTTNHQTIRQELARLLGQYPRVVVLGGSHDGTYSTVRGLSDAHEGQAVSGINLDAHADVKHKPDSISSGTPFGKLLREGILTGERFTEIGLHSNLNTWEDIDFLHQQSAHIVPLAHVQTDGMPEYINRALRRLESPAFVSFDMDGCAEAYAPAVSAPSADGFTPRQATEAAFLAGRSEKVHLFEVVELNPIFDRDNQTARLAATIIAAYLTGLAAGKQAWAV from the coding sequence ATGGCTACTTTCCTGAGAGAACTGATACAGCCTGCCACTGACCTGCCAGAAGCTGATGTGTGCCTGGTAGGCCTGCCCCTCGATTTTGGAACGGTGCTGGAGGGTGGCCGGGCCGGAGCTACGGGAGCCCCTGATGCCATCCGGCGTGAGCTGCGCCGCTACCACAAAACCTATAATCTGGAGCACAACGTGCGCCTGGAGGGGCTGCGCATTGCTGACGCCGGCAACCTTTCCCTGGGCCACCCTGAGCACACTACAAACCACCAAACCATTAGGCAGGAGCTAGCCCGGCTGCTAGGCCAGTACCCGCGGGTAGTGGTGCTGGGCGGCTCACATGATGGCACCTACAGCACCGTGCGTGGCCTCTCCGATGCCCACGAAGGCCAGGCTGTGAGCGGCATTAACCTAGATGCTCACGCCGACGTGAAACATAAGCCCGACAGTATAAGCAGCGGTACCCCCTTCGGGAAGCTACTGCGCGAAGGAATTCTGACGGGCGAGCGGTTCACCGAAATAGGACTGCACTCCAACCTCAATACCTGGGAAGACATTGATTTCCTGCACCAGCAAAGCGCCCACATTGTGCCACTGGCCCACGTGCAGACGGATGGGATGCCCGAATACATAAACCGCGCCCTGCGGCGCCTGGAAAGCCCTGCCTTCGTGAGCTTTGATATGGATGGCTGCGCCGAGGCTTATGCGCCGGCCGTATCGGCACCCAGCGCTGATGGGTTCACGCCACGTCAAGCTACGGAGGCAGCATTTCTGGCGGGGCGCAGTGAGAAGGTACACCTGTTTGAGGTAGTGGAGCTGAACCCCATCTTCGACCGCGACAACCAAACGGCCCGCCTGGCGGCTACCATCATTGCAGCCTACCTGACTGGCCTAGCGGCCGGTAAACAGGCCTGGGCCGTGTGA
- a CDS encoding MBL fold metallo-hydrolase — translation MNQVAAGVTQLQIQRFVNVYFVETGTPGEWVLVDTGLPGSEKDIIATADKLFYPGTHPEAIILTHGHMDHSGSAQALAEHWKVPVLAHPLEMPFLTARAVYPPADPTVQGGGSLAFVARFFPPQSFQLSDFVQPLPPNDTDPPFLPDWQWIHVPGHAPGQVALFREKDRTLIGADAFATANHESVPQLLLQVPKVSVAGAPFNYNWQQVKESVQKLAALQPQAIGCGHGPVITGPEAAEGLQRLADEFPMPTSGRYVQDPARLDENGVAYLPPAPHDPIRTKLAIAGVGLGALVGTALLIKQQQKKKQNEYPKKYPDPERIYRTGEKPFVHGREVVVPGKSGR, via the coding sequence ATGAACCAAGTAGCCGCTGGCGTGACCCAGCTTCAGATCCAACGTTTTGTCAACGTGTACTTCGTGGAAACCGGTACGCCCGGCGAATGGGTGCTGGTGGATACTGGCCTACCCGGCTCTGAAAAAGATATCATTGCTACCGCCGACAAGCTATTCTACCCCGGCACGCACCCCGAGGCCATCATTCTGACGCACGGCCACATGGACCACTCCGGCTCGGCGCAGGCCCTGGCTGAGCACTGGAAGGTGCCTGTGCTGGCTCACCCCCTGGAAATGCCCTTCCTCACGGCCCGTGCCGTGTACCCGCCCGCCGACCCAACGGTGCAAGGCGGTGGCTCCCTGGCCTTTGTGGCGCGCTTCTTCCCGCCTCAGTCGTTTCAGCTTTCTGATTTCGTGCAGCCCCTGCCGCCCAACGACACCGACCCACCCTTCCTGCCCGACTGGCAGTGGATTCATGTACCCGGCCATGCGCCCGGCCAGGTGGCACTGTTCCGGGAGAAAGACCGCACGCTCATCGGAGCCGATGCGTTTGCTACGGCCAACCATGAGTCGGTGCCGCAGCTACTGTTGCAGGTGCCCAAGGTGAGCGTGGCCGGTGCGCCGTTTAACTACAACTGGCAGCAGGTGAAAGAATCGGTGCAGAAGCTGGCGGCCCTGCAGCCCCAAGCTATTGGCTGCGGCCACGGCCCAGTTATTACTGGCCCAGAGGCGGCAGAAGGCTTGCAGCGCCTAGCCGATGAGTTCCCCATGCCTACCTCAGGCCGCTACGTGCAAGACCCCGCGCGCCTCGATGAGAACGGAGTAGCCTACCTACCGCCCGCTCCCCACGACCCCATCCGGACCAAGCTGGCCATTGCCGGCGTAGGCCTGGGGGCATTGGTAGGCACTGCTCTACTGATCAAGCAGCAACAAAAAAAGAAGCAAAATGAGTACCCCAAGAAATACCCCGACCCGGAGCGCATTTACCGCACCGGCGAAAAGCCGTTCGTGCACGGCCGCGAGGTAGTCGTCCCCGGCAAGTCTGGCCGGTAG
- the hutU gene encoding urocanate hydratase has product MSHTPAPLDTPELNLEATSQAEHTHPASTASSSPGARGESSKRPMYYEYKPAETVRAQHGTTLRCKTWEAEAALRMLENNLDPAVSLVYDELIVYGGAGRAARNWKEYQTIVNTLKSLEADETMLVQSGKAVGVIRTWAHAPRVLIANSNLVPAWSTQEYFDELDKLGLMMYGQMTAGSWIYIATQGILQGTYETFAAVADKHFNGTLAGTVTLTAGLGGMSGAQPLAVTMNDGVCLVIEPIDARVKQKVREGYLDEQAHDLDHALKLMEQYKQARQGWSIGLTGNAATVLPELLQRNFRPDIVTDQTSAHDLMDYIPEGDITAVLQLRQDNPEEFKRQALASIMKHCQAIIDMQAGGAVALDYGNNLRGQAEKGGLRVRDEHGQFLYPGFVPGYIRPLFCEGKGPFRWAALSGDPQDILRIDRALLETFPDNKMLARWIEKAQAKVPFIGLPARVCWLGYGEREKFGLVINDLVARGEVSAPIVIGRDHLDCGSVASPNRETEGMKDGSDAVADWPLLNALANCASGADWVSLHNGGGVGIGNSTHAGMVIVATGTPEKAERLRRVLTTDPGMGVLRHADAGYELAQQVAEERGVKIPGIE; this is encoded by the coding sequence ATGTCGCATACTCCCGCCCCTCTCGATACACCCGAGCTGAATCTCGAAGCCACCAGCCAAGCTGAGCACACGCACCCCGCGTCGACTGCCTCTTCATCTCCTGGGGCAAGAGGGGAGTCGTCGAAGCGCCCGATGTACTACGAGTACAAGCCCGCAGAAACCGTGCGCGCCCAGCACGGCACCACGCTGCGCTGCAAAACCTGGGAGGCCGAGGCGGCCCTGCGCATGCTGGAAAACAACCTGGATCCGGCCGTGAGCCTGGTGTATGATGAGCTGATTGTGTACGGGGGCGCCGGCCGGGCCGCCCGCAACTGGAAGGAGTACCAGACCATCGTAAACACGCTCAAGAGCCTGGAAGCCGACGAAACCATGCTGGTGCAGAGCGGCAAGGCGGTGGGCGTGATTCGGACCTGGGCCCACGCCCCGCGGGTGCTCATTGCCAACAGTAACCTAGTGCCCGCCTGGAGCACCCAGGAGTACTTTGACGAGCTGGATAAGCTGGGCCTGATGATGTACGGGCAGATGACGGCCGGATCCTGGATTTATATTGCCACCCAAGGGATTCTACAGGGTACCTACGAAACCTTCGCCGCCGTAGCCGACAAGCACTTCAATGGCACTCTGGCGGGCACCGTTACCCTCACGGCAGGCCTGGGCGGCATGAGTGGGGCCCAGCCTCTGGCCGTGACCATGAACGACGGTGTGTGCCTCGTCATTGAGCCCATTGATGCCCGTGTGAAGCAGAAGGTGCGCGAAGGCTACCTCGATGAGCAGGCCCACGACCTAGACCACGCCCTGAAACTGATGGAGCAATATAAGCAGGCGCGCCAGGGCTGGAGCATCGGCCTGACCGGCAATGCTGCCACCGTGCTACCCGAGCTGCTGCAGCGCAACTTCCGCCCCGATATCGTAACCGACCAAACCTCGGCCCACGACCTGATGGACTACATTCCGGAGGGCGACATCACGGCGGTGCTGCAGTTGCGCCAAGACAACCCCGAGGAGTTCAAGCGTCAGGCCTTGGCTTCCATCATGAAGCACTGCCAGGCCATCATTGATATGCAGGCCGGCGGGGCCGTGGCCCTTGACTACGGCAACAACCTGCGCGGCCAAGCCGAGAAGGGTGGCCTACGGGTGCGCGACGAGCACGGCCAGTTCCTGTACCCCGGCTTCGTGCCCGGCTACATCCGCCCATTGTTTTGCGAGGGCAAAGGCCCTTTTCGCTGGGCGGCCCTCTCCGGCGACCCGCAGGATATTTTGCGCATCGACCGCGCCCTGCTCGAAACCTTCCCCGACAACAAAATGCTGGCCCGCTGGATTGAAAAAGCCCAAGCCAAAGTGCCCTTTATAGGCCTACCAGCCCGCGTGTGCTGGTTGGGCTACGGTGAGCGGGAGAAGTTCGGCCTGGTCATCAACGACCTCGTAGCCCGCGGCGAAGTCTCGGCCCCCATCGTCATCGGCCGCGACCATCTCGACTGCGGTTCCGTGGCCTCGCCCAACCGCGAAACCGAAGGCATGAAGGATGGCTCCGACGCCGTAGCCGACTGGCCCCTGCTCAACGCCCTAGCCAACTGTGCCTCCGGCGCCGACTGGGTGAGCCTGCACAACGGCGGCGGCGTGGGCATCGGCAACAGCACCCACGCCGGCATGGTGATAGTAGCCACCGGCACCCCCGAAAAAGCCGAGCGCCTGCGCCGCGTACTCACCACCGACCCCGGCATGGGCGTCTTGCGTCACGCCGACGCCGGCTACGAACTGGCCCAGCAGGTAGCTGAGGAGCGTGGGGTGAAAATTCCGGGTATTGAATAG
- a CDS encoding DUF3592 domain-containing protein — MQRLGARAQGVVVRNKINWGRNTTVRPIIRFITMDGRTIESESTYGIAFAIPRFPEGATVTVIYNQENPFEFDIIEASRRYI, encoded by the coding sequence ATGCAAAGATTAGGTGCTCGCGCTCAAGGTGTAGTGGTGCGTAACAAGATAAACTGGGGACGTAATACTACTGTACGACCTATAATTCGATTTATAACAATGGACGGGCGGACGATTGAATCAGAGTCAACTTATGGAATTGCATTTGCCATACCTCGATTCCCTGAAGGCGCAACTGTAACAGTGATTTACAACCAGGAAAACCCTTTTGAATTTGATATTATTGAGGCCAGTCGCAGATATATCTGA
- a CDS encoding YkvA family protein — protein MLSALRNRARALKSELVALYYAARDPRTPWHARLVMLVTLAYAASPIDLIPDFIPVIGYLDDLLLVPAGIALSIRLVPADVLRDARQRAATTPISKRANWIVGGLILVLWVLLLLVIGRYVWAWWRTRDE, from the coding sequence ATGTTATCTGCCCTCCGAAACCGTGCCCGTGCCCTCAAGAGCGAGCTGGTGGCCCTGTACTATGCTGCTCGGGATCCGCGTACCCCGTGGCATGCCCGCTTGGTAATGTTGGTCACTCTGGCCTACGCGGCCAGCCCAATCGACCTAATTCCCGATTTTATTCCCGTGATAGGCTACCTCGACGATTTGTTGTTGGTGCCCGCTGGCATTGCGCTGAGTATTCGATTAGTTCCGGCTGACGTGCTACGCGACGCCCGGCAAAGAGCAGCTACAACACCCATCTCGAAACGCGCGAATTGGATAGTAGGAGGCCTTATTCTGGTGCTATGGGTACTGCTGCTGCTAGTTATAGGCCGCTATGTGTGGGCATGGTGGCGTACTCGCGACGAATAG
- a CDS encoding NADPH-dependent F420 reductase encodes MNIGIIGAGHIGSALAVRLTGLGHSVYIANSRGPETLKDVAEKTGATPVTAEEAAQRGTDLIVVTIPLKNIPDLPKDLFAGVPAEVPVIDTSNYYPMLRDGKMPELETGDLTESEWVQQHLGRPVVKVFNNIYAHHIVEKGQPAGTPGRIALPVASDDAAAKQKVMALVEELGFDAVDDGTLHESWRQQPGTPSYGADMAADKLREHLASLGTERTEAQHKEFLANHAKQEQAMADQGISLK; translated from the coding sequence ATGAACATCGGAATCATTGGCGCCGGCCACATCGGCAGCGCCCTCGCCGTACGGCTTACTGGCCTAGGCCACTCGGTTTATATTGCCAACTCCCGCGGCCCCGAAACGTTGAAGGACGTGGCCGAGAAAACGGGCGCTACGCCCGTCACGGCCGAGGAAGCCGCCCAGCGTGGTACCGACCTCATCGTGGTAACCATTCCGCTGAAAAATATCCCTGACCTTCCCAAAGACCTGTTCGCAGGCGTACCGGCCGAGGTTCCCGTCATCGACACGAGCAACTACTACCCCATGCTGCGCGACGGCAAAATGCCCGAGCTGGAAACCGGCGACCTGACCGAAAGCGAGTGGGTGCAGCAGCACCTGGGCCGCCCCGTGGTGAAGGTGTTCAACAACATCTACGCCCACCACATCGTGGAGAAGGGCCAGCCAGCCGGCACGCCCGGTCGCATTGCCCTGCCCGTAGCCAGTGATGATGCCGCCGCCAAGCAGAAAGTAATGGCCCTGGTAGAAGAGCTGGGCTTCGACGCCGTGGACGATGGCACGCTGCACGAATCGTGGCGGCAACAGCCGGGTACGCCCTCGTATGGCGCCGATATGGCCGCCGATAAGCTGCGCGAGCATCTGGCCAGCCTCGGTACCGAGCGCACGGAGGCTCAGCACAAGGAGTTCCTGGCCAACCATGCCAAGCAGGAGCAGGCCATGGCCGACCAAGGCATCTCGCTGAAGTAA
- a CDS encoding GNAT family N-acetyltransferase, producing MKPEFQELLLVDNRQNHRFELTVLDSTAFIEYQENDEAITVLHTVVPPQLEGQGVGTAIVEETLQTIEARQRLLIPLCPFVKSYLKRHPEWQRLVVPAYLRWFQQQQL from the coding sequence ATGAAACCAGAATTCCAGGAGTTGCTGCTGGTAGACAACCGCCAAAACCACCGCTTTGAGCTAACGGTACTGGATAGCACAGCGTTTATCGAATACCAGGAAAACGACGAGGCTATTACAGTGCTGCACACGGTGGTGCCACCGCAGCTGGAAGGGCAGGGGGTAGGCACGGCCATTGTGGAGGAAACCCTTCAGACAATAGAGGCTCGTCAGCGCCTGCTCATTCCGCTGTGCCCATTCGTGAAGAGCTACCTGAAGCGGCACCCGGAGTGGCAGCGGCTGGTAGTACCCGCCTATTTGCGCTGGTTCCAGCAGCAGCAGTTGTAG
- a CDS encoding DUF1624 domain-containing protein translates to MQPSAVLPPLVAPSRAAISRVQAVDIVRGLVMVIMALDHVRELWSPTAFRPEDLSQASGALFFTRWITHFCAPTFVFLSGVSVWLLQQKLGSKSATSKFLFTRGLWLVFLEVVVITFLLQWSHNMLLLEVIWAIGGSMMLLAGLLWLPRPVLAVLAAVIVLGHDALPFIQPVTPANAGWAMLHNTPFVLPIGQSVPALLVAYSVGPWLGVMLAGYVVGPWFARPLPERTRLLRFAGAGLLGLFVALRATNWYGDPSPWGAQPRGWFYTLLSFVNVSKYPPSLLFVCLMLGVSLLLLSRLETVDNRFTRWLRTYGQVPFFYFLLHLLLISAGAWLWTQLSFGQAINLSFTQPTSWPKEYVPSLLRAYTVWAAVVLALYWPCRWYRNFKQQHTYWWLSYM, encoded by the coding sequence ATGCAACCTTCCGCTGTATTACCTCCCCTTGTGGCTCCAAGCAGGGCTGCTATTTCCCGCGTACAGGCCGTAGATATAGTGCGCGGACTGGTTATGGTGATTATGGCCCTCGACCACGTGCGCGAGTTATGGAGCCCCACTGCGTTCCGGCCCGAGGACCTGAGCCAGGCAAGTGGCGCGCTGTTTTTCACCCGCTGGATTACTCACTTTTGTGCGCCTACGTTCGTGTTCCTTTCGGGCGTGAGTGTGTGGCTGCTCCAGCAGAAACTAGGGAGCAAGAGTGCCACAAGCAAGTTCTTGTTTACCCGGGGGCTGTGGCTGGTTTTCTTGGAGGTGGTAGTTATCACCTTCTTGCTGCAGTGGAGCCACAATATGTTGCTGCTAGAGGTAATTTGGGCAATAGGTGGGAGTATGATGCTCTTGGCCGGGCTGCTCTGGCTACCGCGGCCGGTGCTGGCTGTATTGGCTGCCGTTATTGTGTTGGGTCATGATGCCTTACCCTTTATTCAGCCCGTAACGCCCGCCAATGCTGGCTGGGCCATGCTGCACAACACTCCTTTCGTGCTACCCATAGGGCAATCAGTACCTGCCCTGCTGGTGGCCTACTCTGTGGGGCCTTGGCTGGGGGTGATGCTGGCGGGTTACGTGGTAGGGCCCTGGTTTGCTAGGCCACTACCCGAGCGGACACGACTACTGCGCTTCGCGGGGGCAGGCCTGCTAGGCCTGTTTGTGGCGCTACGGGCCACCAACTGGTATGGTGATCCATCTCCATGGGGCGCGCAACCCCGTGGCTGGTTTTACACGCTGCTGTCATTTGTGAACGTGAGCAAGTACCCGCCATCCTTGTTGTTTGTGTGCCTGATGCTGGGGGTGTCTTTGCTGCTGCTGAGCCGGTTAGAAACCGTTGACAACCGCTTCACGCGCTGGCTGCGCACCTACGGACAGGTGCCGTTCTTCTACTTTCTGCTGCACCTGCTGCTGATCAGCGCCGGCGCTTGGCTCTGGACCCAACTTAGTTTTGGGCAGGCTATCAATTTATCCTTTACCCAGCCCACTTCCTGGCCCAAAGAGTATGTTCCTAGCTTGTTGCGCGCTTACACGGTGTGGGCAGCGGTAGTGCTGGCGCTATACTGGCCCTGCCGCTGGTACCGGAATTTCAAGCAGCAGCACACGTATTGGTGGCTTTCTTACATGTAA
- a CDS encoding glycoside hydrolase family 43 protein → MKNCFLLGALLNCLVAVGAYAQTTAATGKPAGRRANVKGSPERAGNPVFPGWYADPEATIFGKQYWIYPTYSAPFDQQVFMDAFSSPDLVHWTKHPRIIDTASVAWARRAMWAPSIVKKGSQYFLFFGANDVHEGEVGGIGVAVASKPEGPFRDHLGKPLIGNIHNGAQPIDQFVFQDADGQYYMIYGGWSHCNIVRLKPDFTGLLPYPDGSTYKEITPQNYVEGPFMFRRGGKYYFMWSEGGWGGPNYSVAYAIADSPLGPFQRVGKILQQDPTVATGAGHHSVIQVPGKDEWYIVYHRRPLTETDANHRVTCIDRMYFDAQGHIQPVKITAEGVTAQKP, encoded by the coding sequence ATGAAGAACTGCTTTTTGCTTGGTGCGCTGCTAAACTGCCTGGTAGCGGTTGGTGCATATGCGCAAACCACCGCGGCTACCGGTAAGCCAGCGGGGCGTAGGGCTAACGTGAAAGGCAGCCCAGAGCGGGCCGGCAACCCCGTGTTTCCCGGCTGGTACGCTGATCCTGAAGCCACCATCTTCGGCAAGCAGTACTGGATTTACCCCACTTACTCGGCGCCGTTTGACCAGCAGGTGTTTATGGATGCGTTTTCCTCCCCTGATCTGGTGCACTGGACCAAGCATCCGCGCATTATTGATACTGCCAGCGTTGCCTGGGCCCGGCGCGCCATGTGGGCGCCGTCTATTGTGAAGAAGGGCAGCCAGTACTTTTTGTTTTTCGGGGCCAACGATGTGCACGAGGGCGAGGTAGGCGGCATTGGGGTGGCCGTAGCCTCTAAGCCGGAAGGCCCTTTCCGCGACCACCTGGGAAAGCCCCTCATCGGTAATATTCACAACGGCGCGCAGCCCATTGATCAGTTTGTGTTTCAGGACGCCGACGGGCAGTACTACATGATTTACGGGGGCTGGTCGCACTGCAACATAGTGCGCCTGAAGCCTGATTTCACGGGCCTGCTCCCCTACCCCGATGGCTCTACCTACAAGGAAATTACGCCACAGAACTATGTAGAAGGGCCCTTTATGTTTCGGCGCGGCGGCAAGTACTACTTTATGTGGTCGGAGGGCGGCTGGGGCGGGCCCAACTACTCAGTGGCCTACGCCATTGCCGACTCGCCACTAGGTCCGTTTCAGCGGGTGGGCAAAATTCTGCAGCAAGACCCCACCGTGGCCACCGGTGCCGGTCACCACTCCGTTATTCAGGTGCCCGGCAAAGACGAATGGTACATTGTGTACCACCGCCGCCCCCTAACTGAAACCGATGCCAACCACCGCGTTACCTGCATCGACCGCATGTATTTCGACGCGCAGGGCCACATTCAGCCCGTGAAAATCACGGCGGAAGGCGTAACCGCCCAAAAGCCGTAG